GACCCGGTCGTTCGTCACGCAACACTGCAGTTCCGGCGTTGACCGTGATTACAGATAGTGTTATCATGTTATCACTCAGCATTCGATGGAGGCGCCCATGGTGAGGACTCAGATTCAGTTGACCGAGGAACAGGCCCGAAAGATTAAGAAGATAGCGGCTTCCAGAGGTGTTGCAATGGCAGAGGTGATCCGCGAGGCTGTCGAAGAAGTCATTCGATCAAAGGCGGGCACCATTTCAGAAGAAAGGCGGGCACGCGCCGTCGACATTGCAGGCAAATTCAGATCCGGCAAGAAGGACGTGTCAAAGCGGCATGACGCATATCTGGCCCAGGCGTGGCGCAAATGAGCGTATTCGTGGACACATCGGCATTCTACGCGCTGCTTGACGGCGACGACGCAAATCACGCGAAATCAGCTCGCGCATGGCGTGAGGCCATGCAATCCGACCAAAGTTTCGTAACCACCAACTACGTTCTTGTGGAAACCTTTGCGCTTCTTCAGAACAGACTCGGTATGGCAGCAGTTCGCGCATTTCAGGAGGACATCGTTCCCGTTCTTGATGTTGAATTTGTAACTGCTGACACCCATCGGCTGGGCATCGCCGCTTTGCTCGCATCTTCAAGAAGAAACCTCAGCCTCGTAGACTGTGTCAGCTTCGAGGTGATGCGTGAGTTGGGACTGCGCTCGGCATTTACCTTTGATACCCATTTTCGAGAACAGGGTTTCGCCGTCACGCCTTGACAACCCACAGATCGCAAGTCTGAAGTAGCGTTGCGGACACATACTTTCTTTCTCGGCCTGCCGACGTTGGCAGAATCTTTAGGCAAGGAAGATTGGCAGCTGCTTTGATCCTGCTTCGCGTACCAGGACAGCGCAGTGCAGAGAAAATCAAGGTTGTTAGACACCCCATTGAGCATTATTCAGAAAGGGTGTCGGAATGTTTTGTCGTGGCAACTAAGACACAGATTCGGGTACTACCCTTATTGAGGAAATGTTTTCGCCATGCCTGGACGATTTCATCCCTATGCTCCTCAATGATACGTTGGATTTCTCTCAGTCTTTTCGAGCCAGAATTTTGCTTCTCCGCTTTCACATGTTACGTGGACGTGGATCCGATCTTCTTCGTTTGAAAGGAAATAGAACCGGTATCCCTTTTCTCTAAAGATTGAAGGACTCATGATCTACATTTTACCATATGACGCTATCTTCTTGCCTCCATTCACGCACAGCAGCATGCATAACGCGGATTTGCGAGTCTTTCACCATTCCCGCACATGACCGAGAGAATTCACCACAGATTGCGCAGCATCCTGTAAGGATAACGGCGGACAACTTATGAATACAGTGTTGTGTGTTGAGTTTTGAGCTAATTCCTCGGCAGGCAGCAATAAGCAACGATGAATGGGACAAAGCTTAAGCTTTCGCCTCTGCGCTAAGGGGTGAGGGCGAA
The window above is part of the Syntrophorhabdales bacterium genome. Proteins encoded here:
- a CDS encoding CopG family transcriptional regulator; the protein is MVRTQIQLTEEQARKIKKIAASRGVAMAEVIREAVEEVIRSKAGTISEERRARAVDIAGKFRSGKKDVSKRHDAYLAQAWRK
- a CDS encoding PIN domain-containing protein, giving the protein MSVFVDTSAFYALLDGDDANHAKSARAWREAMQSDQSFVTTNYVLVETFALLQNRLGMAAVRAFQEDIVPVLDVEFVTADTHRLGIAALLASSRRNLSLVDCVSFEVMRELGLRSAFTFDTHFREQGFAVTP